In Sphingobacterium sp. PCS056, the following proteins share a genomic window:
- the metQ gene encoding methionine ABC transporter substrate-binding lipoprotein MetQ has translation MRLHSKLCVVALTLVGLIACNGKKTDSKVLKVGIVAGPEQEIAETAKKVAKEKFNLDVELVSFNDYVVPNEALNQGDIDINSFQHLPYLQEQSRQRGYKLAAVANTFVFPIVAYSKKIKSISELQPGATIVIPNDPTNGGRSLLLLQKEGLIKLKDNVGLLPKKTDIIDNPKKLNIMELEAPQLPRVLDDKEVVIAIINNTFAAQAGLNPEKEGLFAEDSESPYVNLIVSREDNRNDERIKQFIEAYQSPEVEATAKRVFKGGAIKGW, from the coding sequence ATGAGATTACACTCTAAACTTTGCGTGGTAGCACTGACCTTAGTTGGCCTGATTGCTTGTAACGGAAAAAAAACAGATTCGAAAGTCCTTAAAGTAGGAATTGTCGCCGGTCCTGAACAAGAAATTGCTGAAACAGCAAAAAAAGTTGCTAAGGAGAAATTCAACCTTGATGTTGAATTGGTCTCTTTCAACGATTATGTAGTCCCCAATGAAGCTTTAAACCAAGGTGACATTGATATCAACTCGTTCCAACATTTACCTTATCTTCAAGAACAATCTCGACAACGGGGTTATAAATTAGCAGCCGTTGCCAATACTTTTGTATTTCCGATAGTTGCTTATTCTAAAAAAATAAAATCGATCAGTGAATTGCAACCAGGTGCTACTATTGTGATTCCCAATGATCCCACAAATGGAGGAAGATCACTGCTATTGCTACAAAAAGAAGGATTGATCAAACTAAAAGACAACGTTGGTCTATTGCCCAAAAAGACAGATATCATCGATAATCCCAAGAAATTAAATATTATGGAGCTTGAAGCTCCTCAATTACCACGAGTTTTGGACGATAAGGAAGTGGTCATTGCGATCATTAACAATACTTTCGCTGCTCAAGCGGGGTTAAATCCTGAAAAAGAGGGTTTATTTGCAGAAGATAGCGAGTCGCCGTATGTCAATTTAATCGTATCCAGAGAGGACAATCGAAATGATGAACGCATCAAACAATTTATTGAGGCGTACCAGTCGCCTGAAGTAGAAGCAACTGCCAAAAGAGTCTTTAAAGGTGGTGCTATAAAGGGCTGGTAG
- the clpB gene encoding ATP-dependent chaperone ClpB, whose protein sequence is MNFNNYTIKAQEAIQKASEIASGNQQQAIETAHILKALLTVDEHVISHLLKKLNVNISYLGGELDKQIQAFPKVSGTNVYLSNASNTALQKAQSYLKEFNDEFVSVEHLLLGILNAGDKTSSLLKDQGVNEKDLKLAIKELRGNSRVTDQNAEATYNALGKYARNLNEFVESGKLDPVIGRDEEIRRVMQILSRRTKNNPILVGEPGVGKTAIAEGIAHRIINGDVPENLKSKIVFSLDMGALIAGAKYKGEFEERLKAVVKEVADSNGEIILFIDEIHTLVGAGGGEGAMDAANILKPALARGELRAIGATTLNEYQKYFEKDKALERRFQKVMVDEPTTQDAISILRGLKERYETHHKVRILDEAIIAAVELSTRYISDRFLPDKAIDLMDEAASKLRLEMDSVPEAVDELNRRIMQLEIEREAIKREHDDKKVSELSETIANLSAERDSLRASWQSEKTLVDQVNQEIENIEHYKQEADQAERAGDYGKVAEIRYGRIKEAQDQVEKLKAELAEKQDSKRMLKEEVTAEDIADVVSKWTGIPVNKMIQSEREKLLSLEAELHKRVAGQEEAIEAISDAIRRSRAGLSDAKRPIGSFIFLGTTGVGKTELAKALAEFLFDDEHALVRIDMSEYQERHAVSRLIGAPPGYVGYEEGGQLTEAVRRRPYSVVLLDEIEKAHPDVFNILLQVLDDGHLTDNKGRTVNFKNTIIIMTSNTGSHIIQENFSHLNDINRDEVIAKTRGEVFELLQKSIRPEFLNRIDEIIMFTPLSRTEIGSIVRMQFGNIQKQLAEQDIFITASDDALDWLAQLGYDPTYGARPLKRVIQKRILNELSKEILSGKVNKDAVIQLDVFDGQFVFLNKKEIE, encoded by the coding sequence ATGAACTTCAATAACTACACGATTAAAGCACAAGAGGCGATTCAAAAGGCTTCTGAGATTGCCAGTGGCAATCAACAGCAAGCTATTGAGACCGCACATATATTAAAAGCATTACTAACAGTTGATGAACATGTGATCAGTCACCTGTTAAAAAAATTAAATGTCAACATCTCCTACTTAGGTGGCGAGTTGGATAAACAGATCCAAGCATTTCCAAAAGTAAGTGGTACAAATGTTTATTTGAGCAACGCTTCTAATACAGCCTTACAGAAAGCGCAAAGCTACTTGAAGGAGTTTAATGACGAATTTGTCTCTGTTGAGCATCTTCTTTTGGGTATATTAAATGCTGGAGATAAGACTTCTTCCTTGTTAAAAGATCAAGGTGTCAATGAAAAAGATCTCAAATTGGCCATTAAGGAGCTGCGCGGCAATAGCAGGGTAACGGATCAAAATGCTGAAGCGACCTATAATGCTTTGGGAAAATATGCGCGTAACTTAAATGAGTTTGTTGAATCGGGAAAATTGGACCCAGTTATCGGTCGTGATGAAGAGATCCGTCGCGTGATGCAAATTCTGTCCCGAAGAACTAAGAACAATCCGATTTTAGTGGGTGAGCCTGGTGTTGGAAAAACGGCAATTGCTGAAGGTATTGCACACCGCATCATCAATGGTGATGTACCCGAAAATTTAAAGTCAAAGATTGTATTCTCGTTGGACATGGGTGCGCTGATAGCTGGCGCTAAGTACAAAGGTGAATTTGAAGAAAGATTAAAAGCTGTTGTCAAAGAGGTAGCCGATAGCAATGGAGAGATCATCCTGTTCATTGATGAGATCCATACCTTAGTGGGTGCTGGTGGCGGTGAAGGCGCAATGGATGCTGCCAATATCTTAAAGCCTGCCCTAGCGCGCGGTGAACTTCGCGCTATAGGTGCCACAACTTTAAACGAGTATCAAAAGTATTTTGAAAAGGATAAGGCATTGGAGCGTCGTTTTCAAAAAGTAATGGTTGATGAACCAACTACCCAAGATGCAATTTCAATCTTAAGGGGATTAAAAGAAAGATACGAAACTCACCATAAAGTGCGTATTCTTGATGAGGCGATCATCGCAGCGGTCGAATTATCGACACGCTATATTTCAGATCGTTTCTTACCGGATAAAGCCATTGATTTGATGGACGAGGCCGCATCAAAATTACGTCTTGAAATGGACTCTGTGCCTGAGGCCGTGGACGAGTTAAATCGCCGCATTATGCAGTTGGAGATCGAGCGCGAAGCCATCAAGCGTGAACATGATGACAAGAAAGTAAGTGAGCTATCTGAAACTATTGCAAATTTATCTGCTGAACGGGATTCGTTACGTGCTTCTTGGCAGTCTGAAAAAACATTGGTAGACCAGGTCAACCAAGAAATTGAAAATATTGAGCATTACAAACAAGAGGCTGATCAAGCTGAACGTGCTGGAGATTATGGCAAGGTAGCAGAGATACGCTATGGCCGTATTAAAGAGGCACAAGATCAGGTTGAAAAACTAAAGGCTGAACTGGCTGAAAAGCAAGATAGCAAGCGCATGTTGAAAGAGGAAGTGACCGCTGAAGACATTGCCGATGTCGTATCCAAATGGACAGGTATCCCTGTCAATAAAATGATTCAGTCAGAACGTGAAAAACTACTTTCACTCGAAGCCGAATTACATAAAAGAGTGGCTGGTCAGGAAGAAGCTATTGAAGCGATATCAGATGCGATTCGTCGATCAAGAGCTGGCCTTAGTGATGCGAAACGTCCAATTGGTTCTTTCATCTTCTTGGGTACAACTGGTGTTGGTAAAACAGAATTAGCGAAAGCATTAGCTGAATTTTTATTTGACGACGAACATGCGTTGGTCAGAATTGATATGTCTGAGTATCAAGAACGTCATGCTGTATCTCGACTGATCGGAGCGCCTCCAGGATACGTGGGCTATGAAGAAGGTGGTCAATTGACTGAGGCTGTACGACGCCGTCCCTACTCTGTGGTCCTATTGGATGAAATTGAAAAAGCACATCCTGATGTGTTCAATATATTGCTTCAAGTATTGGATGATGGACATTTGACGGACAATAAAGGTCGAACAGTCAATTTCAAAAACACGATTATCATCATGACTTCAAATACAGGTTCGCATATTATCCAAGAGAACTTCTCGCATTTGAATGATATCAATAGAGATGAGGTCATCGCTAAAACAAGAGGTGAAGTGTTTGAGCTGTTACAGAAATCGATTCGTCCAGAGTTCTTGAACCGGATTGATGAAATCATTATGTTCACACCATTGAGCAGAACAGAAATTGGTAGCATTGTCAGGATGCAATTTGGTAACATTCAAAAACAGTTAGCTGAACAGGATATTTTCATCACTGCTTCTGATGATGCACTGGATTGGTTGGCACAACTGGGATATGACCCTACCTATGGTGCTAGACCTTTGAAACGCGTGATTCAAAAACGAATTTTGAATGAACTTTCAAAAGAGATCCTTTCAGGAAAGGTAAATAAAGATGCTGTTATCCAGCTCGATGTCTTCGACGGTCAATTTGTATTCTTAAATAAAAAAGAGATCGAATAA
- a CDS encoding methionine ABC transporter ATP-binding protein, producing the protein MIELINISKTFAVKNKFTKALDQVTLAIPKGQIFGVIGSSGAGKSTLIRCVNLLEKPDEGQVLIHGVDIMQLSRQDLVQQRRKIGMIFQHFNLLSSRTVFQNIAFPLELTSISKKDIQLKVMELLALVGLEDKVHDYPANLSGGQKQRVAIARALASDPEILLCDEATSALDPATTKSILQLLKSINKKLNLTILLITHEMEVIKIICDQVAVIDGGKLIETGTVEQIFTSPKEALTKHFIQSSLHAELPAIYQDRLKESGNPIVQIYLAEHHNQISVIKHLHEHYHIDVAIISAQIDYVGSIKFGILNLELIGDAERIVDGLSYLKSNYSQTEIIGYV; encoded by the coding sequence ATGATAGAATTAATTAACATTTCCAAGACATTTGCAGTAAAAAATAAGTTTACGAAAGCATTAGATCAAGTCACGCTAGCGATTCCGAAAGGGCAAATATTTGGTGTTATAGGGAGCTCGGGTGCAGGAAAAAGCACGTTGATTCGCTGTGTCAATTTATTGGAAAAACCCGATGAAGGTCAAGTGTTGATCCACGGCGTTGACATCATGCAGTTGTCTCGCCAGGATTTGGTTCAGCAACGCCGAAAAATCGGAATGATCTTTCAGCACTTCAATTTACTATCTTCTCGTACGGTTTTTCAAAATATTGCGTTCCCATTGGAGTTGACCAGTATTTCAAAAAAAGATATCCAGCTCAAAGTAATGGAACTTCTTGCGTTAGTAGGACTCGAGGATAAGGTCCATGATTATCCCGCTAATTTGTCCGGAGGACAGAAACAGCGTGTGGCTATCGCTCGAGCACTAGCTAGTGATCCCGAAATTCTGTTATGTGATGAAGCGACCAGCGCATTGGATCCTGCGACAACCAAATCTATTTTGCAATTGCTCAAGTCAATCAATAAAAAGCTAAACTTGACGATTTTGCTTATTACGCATGAGATGGAGGTAATCAAAATCATCTGTGATCAAGTAGCCGTGATAGATGGTGGCAAATTAATAGAGACCGGTACTGTAGAACAGATTTTCACGTCTCCAAAGGAAGCTCTTACCAAACATTTTATTCAATCTTCTCTACATGCCGAACTTCCTGCGATCTACCAAGACCGCCTAAAAGAAAGCGGCAATCCTATTGTACAGATCTATCTAGCAGAACATCATAATCAAATATCGGTTATCAAACATTTGCATGAACACTATCACATTGATGTTGCCATTATCAGTGCGCAGATTGATTATGTAGGGTCAATTAAATTTGGGATCCTTAATTTGGAACTTATTGGTGATGCCGAACGCATCGTCGATGGCCTGAGCTATTTAAAATCAAATTATTCACAAACAGAAATTATAGGATATGTCTGA
- a CDS encoding TIGR00730 family Rossman fold protein, which translates to MDITKDDKIDKIRSAFENKTWQEIKVKDSWQIFKIMSEFVDGFEKLAKIGPCVSIFGSARTPQDHKYYQMAVDVASLLTARGYGIISGGGPGIMEAANKGAYESGGKSVGLNIELPFEQFHNRYIDRDKLLEFNYFFVRKVMFMKYSQGYIVMPGGFGTMDELFEAITLIQTGKIARFPIVLVGTEYWSGLFNWIQNTMLGDRYISEEDLKLYRIVDTAEEAADHIFRFYDKYLLKPNF; encoded by the coding sequence ATGGATATCACTAAAGACGATAAAATCGACAAAATAAGGAGTGCCTTTGAAAACAAAACGTGGCAAGAGATAAAAGTAAAAGATTCGTGGCAAATATTTAAGATCATGTCCGAATTTGTGGATGGTTTTGAGAAATTGGCAAAGATTGGACCTTGTGTATCCATATTTGGATCTGCGCGAACTCCCCAAGACCATAAATACTATCAAATGGCTGTTGATGTAGCAAGCCTATTGACCGCTCGAGGCTATGGGATCATTTCTGGAGGTGGTCCCGGAATCATGGAGGCTGCCAATAAGGGTGCGTACGAATCAGGGGGTAAATCTGTAGGATTAAACATTGAATTGCCTTTTGAACAATTTCACAATAGATATATTGATCGTGATAAGCTACTCGAATTTAACTATTTCTTTGTTCGAAAGGTGATGTTTATGAAATATTCGCAGGGCTATATCGTCATGCCGGGAGGATTTGGAACGATGGATGAATTATTTGAAGCCATAACTTTAATCCAAACGGGTAAGATCGCCCGCTTCCCGATCGTATTGGTAGGTACCGAATACTGGAGTGGTCTTTTTAATTGGATTCAAAATACGATGCTCGGCGATCGCTACATTAGTGAAGAGGATCTAAAACTATATCGAATTGTAGATACAGCTGAAGAAGCTGCTGATCATATTTTCAGGTTCTATGATAAGTATTTATTAAAACCAAACTTTTAG
- a CDS encoding TIGR01777 family oxidoreductase: METVILAGGTGTIGRDLATLLISEGFHVIIFTRSAKSHQDSAHIEYLDWDPDQKRINNHAIQRADYIINLAGAGIADQRWTKKRRQELISSRVNSGNLIVEALQQIPNKVKAVISTSAVGWYGADKSPNHIFKEYEEQGTDFLSWTCKLWEDSIKPIELLHKRIVILRLGVVFSKDGGALKELIKSFKYKMATYLGSGKQKMSWIHIDDVCHLYLAAIRDSNLSGIFNAVSSEVLPQKTIIDRMAKQKIGSFYLPIYVPTFALKLALGQMGEEVLLTSTSASNQKIRDAGFTFKYPTLNEACIKNL, encoded by the coding sequence ATGGAAACAGTCATTCTAGCTGGTGGTACAGGAACAATAGGAAGAGATCTCGCAACATTACTGATTAGCGAAGGCTTTCATGTCATCATATTCACGCGAAGTGCCAAGTCACATCAAGACAGTGCCCATATCGAATACCTGGATTGGGATCCGGATCAAAAAAGAATCAATAATCACGCTATTCAACGGGCTGATTATATAATCAATCTCGCCGGAGCCGGGATTGCTGATCAACGTTGGACTAAAAAGCGCCGGCAAGAACTCATTTCGAGTCGGGTCAATAGCGGTAATTTGATCGTTGAAGCCTTACAGCAAATCCCAAATAAGGTAAAAGCCGTCATTTCTACTTCTGCTGTTGGCTGGTATGGAGCGGACAAAAGTCCTAACCACATTTTTAAAGAGTATGAAGAGCAGGGAACGGATTTCTTGAGTTGGACCTGTAAACTATGGGAAGATAGCATTAAACCTATTGAGCTTCTCCACAAAAGAATCGTCATCTTGAGATTAGGGGTAGTTTTCAGTAAGGATGGAGGAGCGTTAAAAGAACTAATCAAATCCTTTAAGTACAAAATGGCTACTTACTTAGGATCAGGTAAACAAAAAATGAGCTGGATCCATATTGATGATGTTTGCCATCTTTATTTGGCAGCCATTCGTGATAGTAACCTATCAGGCATCTTTAATGCAGTCTCTTCGGAAGTACTTCCTCAGAAGACCATTATCGATCGTATGGCCAAGCAAAAGATAGGTAGCTTTTATCTCCCTATTTATGTTCCTACATTTGCACTGAAGTTGGCTTTGGGCCAGATGGGTGAGGAAGTTTTACTGACAAGCACAAGCGCCAGTAACCAAAAAATACGGGATGCTGGTTTTACATTTAAATATCCCACTTTGAACGAAGCATGTATCAAAAACCTGTAA
- the metI gene encoding methionine ABC transporter permease MetI yields the protein MSDTVIDLLINGTIETIVMTFLSGFFGFALGLPTGIFLFLTRKSQLHENKLIHQLLAVLVNVFRSIPFIILIVWMIPFTRQIVGTSIGVTAALVPLSLAAAPFIARLVENSLLEIPHGLIEAARAMGATTTQIIFKVLLPESLPSLINNVTITLITLVGYSAMGGAVGAGGLGQIGYQYGYIGYDTFIMNAVLILLILIVFILQFTGDYMSKKANHR from the coding sequence ATGTCTGATACAGTTATCGATTTATTGATCAATGGTACCATAGAAACTATTGTCATGACTTTCCTGTCGGGATTTTTTGGTTTTGCCCTTGGACTTCCTACAGGTATTTTCCTGTTTTTAACCCGCAAAAGCCAATTGCATGAGAACAAATTGATACACCAGTTACTTGCTGTATTGGTGAATGTATTTCGTTCGATCCCTTTTATTATTCTTATTGTCTGGATGATTCCGTTCACTAGGCAAATCGTAGGTACTTCCATTGGAGTGACAGCAGCCTTGGTACCCTTAAGTCTGGCTGCGGCACCCTTTATTGCGCGATTAGTTGAAAATAGTTTACTGGAAATTCCTCATGGACTGATTGAAGCTGCACGTGCTATGGGAGCGACTACAACACAGATTATTTTCAAGGTATTATTGCCCGAATCACTACCATCACTCATTAATAATGTGACCATTACATTGATTACCTTAGTTGGCTATTCAGCTATGGGAGGTGCTGTCGGTGCCGGAGGACTGGGGCAGATTGGATATCAGTATGGTTATATTGGTTATGATACTTTTATTATGAATGCTGTATTAATTTTACTAATTTTAATTGTATTTATTCTTCAGTTTACTGGAGATTACATGTCTAAAAAAGCTAATCATCGTTAA
- a CDS encoding AAA domain-containing protein: MNYFDELTTLLNIEQNFDREQYELLLLKSSLNERKLKGVTWFPIQIKSDEIGRDDYLTITLTKTNQMEEEHRFRFGMPVALFSNHDPQVDRQEGLISYVSRDTMKIAFRVDELPDWSRRGKLGVDLLFDENSYKEMHDVLRKAKDLRSDLHKGRLIREIIGEEQVKDYEKETYYDDAALNQSQNEAIALVLSSSPISIIHGPPGTGKTTTLIKAVAALLKKEKKQILIVAPSNTAVDVLTERLDAVGVLVTRIGNPVKISEHLQELSLDAQVDQHPANKEVKILKKKARAYTDMAQKYKRSFGRSEREQRKALFDEARKITKEIGDIQDFIVGDILDKAQVVTATLVGANQYAIRNRTYGVVVIDEAAQGLEPACWIPILKADKIVLAGDHRQLPPTVKSTAHMKTGLYDTLFEKLVSRYPSHVALLNVQYRMNEKIMKFPSLALYDDHLLSAEQVQHWTLKGDQEPVLFIDTAGAGFEEEQEGTATFNQGEAQFLKTHLSELLTKLSATYVEDDFPSIGVITPYRKQATLLHEVLSHDEWMATYRKNIQINTIDSFQGQEKDIIYISLTRSNDQQTIGFLSDVRRMNVAMTRARKKLIVIGDSATVGKHEFYDAFIKYVESVESYHSVWEWDLNH; this comes from the coding sequence ATGAATTATTTCGATGAGCTGACAACGCTCCTTAATATTGAACAAAACTTTGATCGTGAGCAATATGAGTTACTTTTGTTAAAGTCAAGCTTGAATGAACGTAAGCTGAAAGGAGTAACTTGGTTTCCCATTCAAATAAAAAGTGACGAAATAGGTAGAGATGATTATTTGACCATTACGCTGACCAAAACAAATCAGATGGAGGAGGAGCATCGTTTCCGATTTGGCATGCCTGTAGCACTATTTTCCAATCATGATCCACAAGTAGACCGACAAGAAGGTTTGATTTCTTATGTAAGCCGTGACACCATGAAGATTGCATTTCGGGTAGACGAACTGCCCGATTGGAGTCGGCGCGGAAAGTTGGGTGTGGATCTGCTATTTGATGAGAACTCGTATAAGGAGATGCACGACGTGCTCCGGAAAGCAAAAGATTTGCGCTCGGATTTACATAAAGGAAGACTCATTCGCGAAATAATCGGAGAAGAACAAGTAAAGGACTATGAAAAAGAAACGTATTATGATGATGCAGCTTTAAATCAAAGCCAAAATGAAGCTATTGCACTAGTGTTGAGTTCAAGTCCGATTTCAATTATTCATGGTCCCCCAGGTACAGGGAAAACGACAACGCTCATCAAAGCCGTAGCTGCCTTGCTCAAAAAAGAAAAAAAGCAGATCTTGATTGTTGCTCCGAGTAACACAGCGGTAGATGTGCTGACCGAACGATTGGATGCTGTGGGCGTGCTGGTGACAAGGATTGGAAATCCAGTGAAGATTTCAGAGCACCTGCAAGAATTGTCATTGGATGCACAAGTGGATCAGCATCCTGCCAATAAGGAGGTCAAGATATTAAAGAAAAAAGCTCGAGCCTATACGGATATGGCTCAAAAATATAAACGAAGTTTTGGACGTTCAGAGCGTGAGCAACGCAAGGCTCTTTTTGATGAAGCTCGAAAAATAACGAAAGAAATTGGCGATATCCAAGATTTTATCGTTGGAGATATTTTGGATAAAGCGCAAGTGGTGACGGCCACTTTGGTAGGGGCAAATCAATACGCTATTAGAAACAGAACCTATGGGGTCGTCGTTATTGACGAAGCGGCACAAGGGTTGGAACCCGCATGTTGGATTCCTATTTTAAAGGCAGATAAGATAGTGCTGGCGGGAGATCATCGTCAACTGCCCCCAACCGTAAAGTCAACTGCGCATATGAAAACAGGACTTTATGATACATTATTTGAAAAGTTGGTCAGTCGGTATCCTAGCCATGTTGCCCTACTCAATGTTCAGTATCGGATGAATGAAAAAATAATGAAATTTCCGTCCTTAGCCTTGTATGACGACCACTTATTGTCAGCAGAGCAGGTGCAGCACTGGACTTTAAAAGGAGATCAAGAACCTGTGTTATTTATTGATACGGCAGGTGCTGGATTTGAAGAAGAACAAGAAGGAACAGCTACTTTTAATCAAGGGGAAGCCCAGTTTTTAAAAACTCATTTGAGCGAATTGCTGACAAAGCTTTCTGCGACTTATGTTGAAGATGATTTTCCAAGTATTGGGGTTATTACTCCTTATCGGAAACAGGCAACTCTATTGCATGAGGTGTTATCACATGATGAATGGATGGCTACCTATCGTAAAAACATACAGATCAATACCATCGACAGTTTCCAAGGACAGGAGAAAGATATTATATATATAAGTTTAACCCGAAGCAATGATCAACAAACCATTGGCTTTTTGTCGGACGTCCGCAGAATGAATGTGGCCATGACTAGAGCTAGAAAGAAACTCATCGTCATTGGTGATAGTGCTACAGTAGGCAAACACGAATTTTATGATGCCTTTATCAAATATGTTGAGTCTGTCGAAAGCTATCATAGTGTTTGGGAATGGGATCTGAATCATTAG